One part of the Pecten maximus chromosome 1, xPecMax1.1, whole genome shotgun sequence genome encodes these proteins:
- the LOC117324416 gene encoding proto-oncogene c-Fos-like, which yields MANSTIRNVNTEGFEEIDDANLVKAIEESRRDRSTMPLIKQELRYTILYRRMSSGQEEMVVGETSQPEYKLRNEEVRKLYRRREQNRQSSVRCRRRKKEYCKDLEKTITELEIKRCDLQSDMKRLDHEKKRLEKLVTRHLKYGECKYRTSIQSAVKQGQNGAGSHVFEDTFYVQSIHHPPSYQAPNQQSANHLAPNKQSANHLAANQQSAIHQIQNTAIPVRKCVMKKCSSIRTNSSQVNKVSLLSVQ from the exons ATGGCTAACTCTACAATCCGGAATGTCAATACAGAGGGGTTTGAGGAAATTGATGATGCCAATTTGGTGAAGGCTATCGAAGAAAGTCGGAGAGATCGGTCCACCATGCCACTGATCAAACAGGAGCTGCGGTATACCATACTATACCGGCGGATGTCATCTGGTCAGGAGGAAATGGTGGTGGGGGAGACATCACAGCCGGAATACAAG CTGAGAAATGAAGAAGTACGAAAGCTCTATCGACGGCGGGAACAGAATAGGCAATCATCTGTACGATGTCGACGGAGAAAAAAAGAATACTGCAAGGATCTTGAAAAG ACGATCACGGAGCTGGAGATAAAACGGTGTGATTTACAATCGGATATGAAGCGATTAGATCATGAGAAGAAACGTCTTGAGAAGCTGGTTACAAGGCATTTAAAGTATGGAGAATGCAAATACAGAACAAGCATACAGTCGGCAGTAAAACAAGGTCAAAATGGCGCCGGTAGTCATGTCTTCGAAGACACTTTCTACGTTCAAAGCATACATCATCCGCCTAGCTACCAG GCACCAAACCAACAATCAGCCAATCACCTAGCACCAAACAAACAATCAGCTAATCACCTTGCAGCCAACCAACAATCAGCCATTCATCAGATACAAAACACAGCGATTCCCGTCCGTAAGTGTGTGATGAAGAAGTGCTCGTCTATTAGGACCAACAGTAGCCAAGTAAACAAGGTTTCCCTGTTAAGTGTACAGTAA